In one window of Patescibacteria group bacterium DNA:
- a CDS encoding sigma factor-like helix-turn-helix DNA-binding protein — translation MDMGVSILDRIIASKEDQEKQEFEPGDVVRVLLAKLNDKEADVLQRRYGLNGVPKETLEAIGVSYTVTRERIRQIENLAVSKIKLHPSLQVVLKPIEHVILTTLEEHGGIMQESHLLSEVLLEKSTVELEAALVFILTELLSARVMSVGPDKTFMKSWRIKTADIKFITESLDLLVRTIGTANIPLNVAGIMNLIPPDARLTEKTIIALLEVSDAIDHNPFDEYGLRAWGSVVPKRMNDKIYLILKKVSKPMHFVDIAQQITEVFKKEAHPPTVHNELILNSQYVLVGRGIYALKEWGYEKGAVADIVKKILTERGPLTRDQLVTAVLEQRIVKKNTIHLALTNRRLFSKLPDGRYTVVYAPAA, via the coding sequence ATGGATATGGGAGTTTCTATTCTTGATCGCATTATTGCGAGCAAAGAGGATCAAGAAAAACAGGAGTTTGAACCTGGTGATGTTGTTCGTGTACTTTTAGCCAAATTAAATGATAAAGAAGCTGATGTGTTACAGCGGCGTTACGGATTAAATGGTGTACCAAAAGAAACCCTAGAAGCGATCGGAGTATCATATACCGTGACTCGGGAACGGATTCGTCAGATCGAAAACCTAGCTGTGAGTAAAATTAAATTACATCCAAGTTTACAAGTAGTTTTAAAACCGATTGAGCATGTTATTCTAACCACCTTGGAAGAGCACGGGGGTATCATGCAAGAGAGCCATTTATTAAGTGAGGTTTTATTGGAAAAAAGTACGGTCGAACTGGAGGCGGCTTTAGTGTTTATTTTGACTGAATTGCTCAGTGCACGGGTAATGTCAGTCGGTCCGGACAAAACTTTTATGAAAAGTTGGCGCATTAAGACCGCTGACATCAAGTTTATTACCGAGTCGCTCGATTTGTTAGTGCGCACTATTGGTACGGCCAATATCCCTCTCAATGTAGCTGGTATTATGAACCTAATTCCACCTGATGCAAGATTAACTGAAAAAACTATTATCGCTTTATTGGAAGTGAGTGATGCGATCGATCATAATCCATTTGATGAATACGGTTTACGGGCGTGGGGGAGCGTGGTACCAAAACGCATGAATGATAAAATCTATTTAATTTTGAAAAAAGTAAGTAAACCGATGCATTTTGTCGACATTGCTCAGCAAATTACCGAAGTTTTTAAAAAAGAAGCCCATCCACCCACGGTGCATAATGAATTAATTTTAAATAGCCAGTATGTGTTAGTGGGTCGTGGCATTTATGCTCTTAAGGAGTGGGGTTACGAAAAAGGCGCCGTAGCTGATATTGTGAAAAAAATCTTAACCGAGCGTGGTCCATTAACACGCGATCAACTTGTCACAGCCGTATTGGAACAACGGATTGTGAAAAAAAATACCATTCATTTAGCCCTCACTAATCGTCGATTATTTAGTAAATTACCAGACGGTCGTTATACTGTTGTGTATGCCCCCGCTGCTTGA
- the secF gene encoding protein translocase subunit SecF, whose translation MGILRLRLVWYTISGLMVGGSIVLIIIFGFNLGIDFTGGTLLQVKYTTQRPSPETVSSQVAALNLGEVQVEPVNDDSYILKTQFMSDDQRVAVLAALGTGAVEDSFESIGPTIGQELRQKAITAIILVVVAIVIYIAWAFRSVSNGPVPSWAYGLSTVIALLHDITIPLGVFVVLGKYYGVEINVMFITALLTILGFSVHDTIVVFDRIRENLHRSARSTFAEIIGHSIEQTLMRSLNTSTTVIIVLAVLLLFGGESIRYFILALIIGVGVGTYSSIFIASPSLLIWQRLLNKK comes from the coding sequence ATGGGTATTTTACGCTTACGTTTAGTCTGGTATACCATCTCTGGTTTGATGGTGGGTGGTAGTATCGTTTTAATTATTATCTTCGGCTTCAATTTGGGCATTGATTTCACCGGTGGTACTTTATTACAAGTTAAATACACCACACAACGTCCTAGTCCAGAAACGGTTTCAAGTCAGGTCGCCGCATTAAATTTGGGTGAGGTGCAAGTGGAACCGGTTAATGACGATAGTTATATTTTAAAAACTCAATTCATGAGTGATGATCAGCGGGTGGCCGTGTTGGCGGCTTTAGGCACAGGGGCGGTTGAAGACAGTTTTGAATCAATCGGTCCAACGATCGGCCAAGAATTAAGGCAAAAAGCCATTACGGCTATTATCCTGGTAGTGGTAGCCATTGTTATCTACATCGCCTGGGCTTTCCGCTCAGTGTCTAACGGTCCGGTGCCATCTTGGGCGTATGGTTTATCTACAGTCATTGCTTTGTTACATGATATTACGATCCCGCTGGGTGTGTTTGTGGTGTTAGGTAAATATTATGGTGTCGAAATAAACGTCATGTTTATCACGGCTTTATTGACCATCTTGGGTTTCTCCGTTCATGACACCATTGTAGTCTTTGATAGAATTCGGGAAAACTTACATCGGTCTGCTCGGAGTACTTTTGCTGAAATAATTGGACATAGTATTGAACAGACATTAATGCGGTCATTAAACACCTCAACGACAGTCATTATTGTATTGGCTGTCTTGTTACTTTTCGGGGGAGAGAGTATTCGCTATTTCATCTTAGCTTTAATAATTGGTGTTGGAGTTGGTACCTATTCTTCAATCTTTATCGCCAGCCCATCACTTTTAATCTGGCAAAGATTACTCAATAAAAAATAA
- the secD gene encoding protein translocase subunit SecD, which translates to MTVRRKLWCLFGGIMALAVVAAVVDYPNGPDITWQGKMVRELKVQLGLDLQGGTALVYEADLSRVAAGEEADALAGLRDVIERRVNAFGVSEPVVQSSRSGEHWRVLVELPGITDINAAIKQIGETPSLQFKTESTDQTLSADQKNFLDGLNVQTQTQAQGTLDKAKAGEDFATLAPDNYTALGYVSRVQIDPALADTAFSANSGAVIPNLIDKSDAYVILKVEDKQTGVLDVLNGISTTAPEGAATIEAVKISTIEYKKYPLDISVFGPQYDDTELTGKQLKKASVQFDQTTSVPLVALQFNDEGSKLFEKITGDNVGKTIAIYLDGSAISTPVVNEAISGGQATIEGNFTLDEAKTLARRLNEGALPVPITLVNQRNIGPSLGIEALERSVLAGLLAMICLAVFMVGYYRYPGILAICALTVYGLVLLAIFKLWPITLTLSGIAGFILSLGMAVDANILIFERMKEELKRGKDKQSAIDDGFKRAWLSIRDSNVSSLITCVILIWFGTSVIKGFAVTLAIGIVLSMFTAITVTRTLLKVLSSKK; encoded by the coding sequence ATGACAGTGCGTCGGAAACTTTGGTGCTTGTTTGGTGGTATTATGGCTTTGGCGGTGGTGGCCGCGGTAGTGGATTACCCGAATGGTCCGGATATCACCTGGCAAGGCAAAATGGTGCGTGAATTAAAAGTGCAGTTAGGTCTTGATTTACAAGGTGGTACGGCTTTAGTATATGAAGCCGATTTGTCTCGCGTCGCAGCCGGTGAAGAAGCCGATGCTTTAGCTGGTTTACGTGATGTGATTGAACGGCGCGTTAATGCTTTTGGTGTATCTGAGCCAGTGGTACAAAGTAGCCGGTCGGGCGAACACTGGCGGGTGTTGGTGGAATTACCCGGTATCACCGACATCAATGCCGCCATAAAACAAATTGGTGAAACGCCATCGTTACAATTTAAAACTGAGTCCACTGATCAAACGCTCAGCGCTGATCAAAAAAATTTCTTAGATGGCCTTAATGTCCAAACACAAACCCAAGCGCAAGGCACATTGGATAAAGCCAAAGCGGGGGAAGATTTTGCTACGTTAGCGCCTGATAATTATACGGCTTTAGGTTATGTCTCTCGTGTGCAAATTGATCCAGCCTTAGCCGATACTGCGTTTTCAGCAAACAGTGGGGCTGTGATACCGAATTTGATCGATAAAAGTGATGCCTATGTAATATTAAAAGTGGAAGATAAACAAACCGGTGTGCTAGATGTTTTAAATGGTATCAGTACAACAGCTCCGGAAGGTGCCGCCACCATCGAAGCTGTGAAAATAAGTACTATTGAATATAAAAAGTATCCCTTAGATATTAGTGTGTTTGGTCCACAGTATGATGATACTGAATTAACCGGTAAACAATTAAAAAAAGCGTCAGTCCAATTTGACCAAACCACATCAGTGCCACTGGTAGCTTTGCAGTTTAACGATGAAGGTTCAAAATTATTTGAAAAAATTACCGGAGATAATGTTGGTAAAACGATTGCGATTTATTTAGATGGTAGCGCTATCAGTACGCCAGTGGTGAACGAAGCGATTAGTGGTGGTCAAGCTACCATTGAAGGAAATTTCACATTAGATGAAGCTAAAACCTTAGCCCGCCGTTTAAATGAAGGGGCTCTACCAGTACCAATTACATTAGTTAATCAGCGCAACATTGGCCCTAGTTTGGGTATAGAGGCCTTAGAGCGTAGTGTTTTAGCTGGCCTATTAGCTATGATCTGTTTGGCAGTATTTATGGTTGGTTATTACCGGTATCCAGGTATACTGGCAATCTGTGCTTTGACGGTGTATGGTTTAGTGCTCTTAGCCATATTTAAACTTTGGCCGATTACTTTAACGCTTTCAGGTATTGCCGGGTTTATTTTGTCATTAGGTATGGCGGTTGATGCCAATATTTTAATCTTTGAAAGAATGAAAGAAGAATTAAAACGCGGTAAAGATAAACAAAGTGCCATTGACGATGGTTTTAAACGGGCTTGGTTATCAATTCGCGATTCTAATGTCTCATCATTAATTACTTGTGTGATTCTAATTTGGTTTGGTACCTCAGTGATTAAAGGTTTTGCTGTCACCTTAGCCATTGGTATTGTTTTGAGTATGTTTACCGCTATCACGGTGACGCGGACATTATTAAAAGTGTTATCTTCTAAAAAATAA
- a CDS encoding L,D-transpeptidase family protein, with amino-acid sequence MHKYGLVITLSLCFPVLTLAYDSMAPEVRVFDKSFNQTTSFNALNGSFDGGLDVAVGDVDGDGVDEIVVGAGRDGGPMVQVFEGDGTLVSQWFAYDQSLRTGVKVATGDLNHDGKAEIITGVGAGGGPQVRVFDAAGKSVFGPGFFAFASNFRGGCDVTVGDYNGDGISEIAVAAGPGGAADVRVFSRKGRFLGTEFHPFASDNVGGVAITTANVDGGKDDELVMSIYSAGEDWVKVYKNNGDILGNWKAFSGLYSGTNVAAGDIDHDGMAEVAVTPRQSGGPQVIFFEGYGANTSKSFFAYPADFRGGLNLALGDVTGDGKIDVVTVPGKNRAQGRADLIRYIETDISEQKTRVYEYGELVREFYVSTGIDKYPTPLGQFAVQEKIFMKDYTWNYGTNNPDNYDLKNVKWNLRFSGPFHLHYAYWHHNFGHKMSHGCINIDATNAEWLYNWGQVGDVVINVP; translated from the coding sequence ATGCATAAATATGGTCTAGTAATAACACTTAGTTTGTGTTTTCCAGTGCTGACCTTGGCCTACGATAGTATGGCACCCGAGGTACGAGTATTTGATAAATCTTTTAATCAAACTACTAGTTTTAACGCCCTCAATGGTAGTTTTGATGGTGGTCTTGATGTAGCAGTGGGTGATGTGGATGGCGATGGAGTTGATGAAATTGTGGTTGGAGCCGGCCGGGACGGTGGCCCAATGGTGCAAGTGTTTGAAGGTGACGGTACGTTAGTATCACAGTGGTTTGCTTACGATCAGTCTTTACGCACTGGTGTAAAAGTTGCCACCGGTGATTTGAACCACGATGGTAAAGCGGAGATTATCACCGGAGTTGGTGCTGGCGGTGGGCCACAGGTGCGGGTGTTTGATGCTGCGGGCAAAAGTGTATTTGGCCCAGGTTTTTTTGCGTTTGCTTCTAATTTTCGCGGTGGCTGTGATGTTACCGTGGGTGATTATAACGGCGATGGCATTTCTGAAATAGCGGTCGCGGCCGGCCCAGGGGGTGCTGCGGATGTGCGCGTGTTTTCGCGTAAAGGTCGTTTTTTGGGGACTGAGTTTCATCCTTTTGCCAGTGACAATGTTGGTGGTGTCGCTATAACAACCGCCAATGTGGATGGTGGTAAAGATGATGAACTGGTCATGTCAATTTATTCAGCCGGTGAAGATTGGGTGAAAGTTTATAAAAATAACGGTGACATATTAGGGAACTGGAAAGCTTTTTCCGGATTATATAGTGGTACTAATGTAGCCGCGGGTGACATTGATCATGATGGTATGGCTGAAGTAGCGGTTACGCCTCGGCAAAGTGGTGGCCCACAAGTTATTTTTTTTGAAGGGTATGGAGCGAACACCAGTAAAAGTTTTTTTGCTTACCCAGCAGATTTTCGCGGTGGCTTAAACCTGGCACTGGGTGATGTGACTGGCGATGGTAAGATTGACGTCGTAACCGTCCCGGGCAAGAATCGCGCCCAAGGCCGAGCGGATTTAATTCGCTATATTGAAACTGATATATCCGAACAAAAAACGCGCGTCTACGAATATGGTGAATTAGTCCGAGAGTTTTATGTTTCCACCGGGATTGATAAATATCCCACACCGCTTGGTCAATTTGCTGTGCAAGAAAAAATATTCATGAAAGATTATACCTGGAATTATGGTACAAACAATCCTGATAACTATGATTTAAAGAACGTCAAATGGAACCTACGTTTTTCTGGACCATTTCACCTACACTATGCCTACTGGCATCACAACTTTGGTCACAAAATGAGTCATGGTTGTATTAACATTGATGCGACCAATGCCGAATGGTTGTATAATTGGGGTCAAGTGGGCGATGTTGTAATAAATGTTCCATAA
- a CDS encoding type II toxin-antitoxin system RelE/ParE family toxin: protein MVTFVFSQWAEKRFKKLHVVQQSRIVSKLKQLKTHPDIISVLKPLHNFAPATHRLRVGDYRVILQLSHESFSTIKLIILDVGHRRDVYE from the coding sequence ATGGTTACTTTTGTTTTTAGTCAGTGGGCTGAGAAACGATTCAAAAAATTACATGTCGTACAACAGAGCCGAATTGTCAGCAAACTAAAACAGCTTAAAACCCATCCGGATATAATATCGGTTTTAAAACCGTTGCATAATTTTGCTCCAGCCACACATCGTTTGCGGGTAGGTGATTATCGGGTGATTTTACAATTAAGTCATGAATCTTTTTCGACAATTAAATTAATCATTCTTGATGTTGGACATCGGCGTGACGTTTATGAGTAA
- a CDS encoding L,D-transpeptidase family protein, with protein MKTHYIIVSLFCLLIGTTVATNVQAATYLRAPEVRVFSNSNGQYNQTTHFFAYDQAFTGGGTIAIADLGTDGIPEIITAAGLGGGPQVRTFRLDGSFINQFYAYDTNMLAGVNVAAGDVDGDGRTEIITGPKVGGGPHIRVFDGSGRVDQTVGFFAFDQSYNGGVNVAVGDVDADGKADIVVGSGEKMAPTVRVFSATGKQKTYEFHPFANDNQGGVSVAVGNVDNDPAAEVITTIQQDGDAWVKIYNYDAQQTIVNEFKVFGEGFRGGVNVAASDIDNDGKVEIVVGVHGKGGPQVKMYEANGKDINPGFFAYEEDFHSGVNIAVYQDRIVTLPGKLKPDGRTDVAKYVRVDLSEQRMYAYEQGYLVNSFLISSGVPGMGTPPGEYHILRKIYSKLYSGPGFYLPNTLYNLEFRPHYYLHGAYWHNNFGHPMSHGCVNISYTNAEWLYGWMNVGDLAVIEQ; from the coding sequence ATGAAGACACACTACATAATAGTGAGTTTATTTTGCCTTCTGATTGGAACAACTGTCGCCACCAATGTTCAGGCGGCCACATATTTGCGAGCACCGGAAGTACGGGTGTTTTCGAATAGTAATGGACAGTACAACCAAACTACTCATTTTTTTGCTTACGATCAAGCCTTTACGGGCGGCGGTACAATAGCGATCGCTGATCTAGGAACAGATGGCATACCAGAAATAATTACGGCGGCCGGTTTAGGAGGCGGGCCGCAAGTTAGAACCTTTCGATTAGATGGTTCATTTATTAATCAGTTCTACGCGTACGATACCAACATGCTAGCAGGGGTGAATGTAGCCGCTGGTGATGTGGATGGAGATGGTCGAACCGAAATTATCACTGGGCCAAAAGTTGGTGGTGGTCCACATATTCGCGTGTTCGATGGCAGTGGTCGGGTGGATCAAACAGTAGGCTTCTTCGCCTTCGATCAATCTTACAATGGCGGAGTCAATGTCGCCGTGGGAGATGTTGATGCCGACGGTAAAGCTGACATCGTAGTGGGCAGTGGAGAAAAAATGGCACCAACCGTGCGTGTTTTCTCAGCGACCGGTAAACAAAAAACATATGAGTTTCATCCGTTTGCCAATGACAACCAGGGTGGTGTCAGTGTCGCTGTTGGTAATGTCGATAACGATCCAGCCGCCGAAGTGATCACTACTATTCAACAAGATGGCGATGCTTGGGTTAAAATTTATAACTACGATGCCCAACAAACTATCGTTAACGAATTTAAAGTTTTCGGTGAAGGGTTTAGAGGTGGCGTGAATGTCGCGGCCAGTGACATTGATAATGATGGTAAAGTTGAAATAGTGGTAGGTGTACATGGTAAGGGCGGTCCACAAGTAAAAATGTATGAGGCCAATGGTAAAGATATCAATCCTGGTTTCTTTGCCTATGAAGAAGATTTTCACAGTGGCGTGAATATAGCAGTCTACCAAGATCGCATCGTCACCTTGCCTGGTAAACTAAAACCAGATGGTCGCACTGATGTGGCTAAATATGTGCGCGTAGATTTAAGTGAACAAAGAATGTATGCATACGAACAGGGTTATTTGGTGAATAGTTTTTTAATCTCGTCCGGTGTCCCGGGTATGGGCACACCGCCAGGGGAGTATCATATTCTAAGAAAAATCTATAGTAAGTTATATTCTGGTCCTGGTTTTTATCTACCAAATACCTTATATAATCTTGAGTTTAGACCTCATTATTATTTACACGGTGCCTACTGGCATAATAATTTTGGTCATCCTATGAGCCATGGTTGTGTGAACATTTCTTATACCAATGCCGAGTGGCTCTATGGTTGGATGAATGTGGGCGACCTTGCGGTTATTGAACAATAA
- a CDS encoding type I 3-dehydroquinate dehydratase translates to MTIKYCLPIIKSTQAEVLATIQANLSDYTYFEVWLDYITDLDDSFVPQLIKQLGKKLILVLRRQKLARVRLDADQHLRIIQQVRNTPAWLDLDISDQTDELELIKNHHWSVQQIVSYHNYHNTPHLEKLWEIIDVMHRYAPKIYKISTLCLHKKNALTLLQLLLELKAKKFPVIVLGMGEWGTVTRIYGSLWGNEMIFAPLTKAEQSAPGQLTKAQLQTMFTQLS, encoded by the coding sequence ATGACTATAAAATACTGTCTACCCATAATTAAGAGCACTCAAGCAGAAGTGTTAGCAACTATTCAGGCTAATCTGTCTGACTATACCTACTTCGAAGTGTGGTTGGATTACATCACTGATTTGGATGATTCATTTGTTCCACAACTGATTAAACAATTGGGTAAAAAACTTATTCTGGTGTTGCGCAGACAAAAGCTCGCTCGAGTACGTTTGGATGCCGATCAACATTTAAGAATTATCCAACAAGTGCGTAACACACCGGCTTGGTTGGATTTAGATATTTCCGATCAAACTGACGAGTTAGAGCTTATCAAAAACCACCATTGGTCTGTTCAACAAATTGTGTCTTATCATAATTATCACAATACACCGCATCTGGAAAAATTATGGGAAATAATTGATGTCATGCACCGGTATGCACCCAAGATTTATAAAATCTCAACCCTGTGTTTACATAAAAAAAATGCCCTGACCTTACTGCAATTATTACTGGAACTAAAAGCTAAAAAGTTTCCGGTTATTGTTCTCGGTATGGGCGAATGGGGGACAGTGACCAGAATCTATGGATCACTGTGGGGCAATGAGATGATATTTGCCCCGTTAACTAAAGCCGAGCAATCCGCCCCCGGGCAATTAACCAAAGCTCAACTGCAAACCATGTTCACACAACTAAGTTGA
- a CDS encoding type IV secretion system DNA-binding domain-containing protein — protein sequence MSSEIAVFAETNFRNQRRKFGIKRDDRRRHMYLVGKTGMGKSTMLENAIISDIRAGHGVAVVDPHGDLAEKILEFIPTNRVNDVIYFNPSDTKYPIAFNILESIGEDYKHLVAYGLVGVFKKIWADSWGPRMEYIMTNTILALLEYPGSTLLGLMRMLVDKAYRKKVVDKVTDPVVKTFWADEYANYSEKFRTEAIAPIQNKVGQFLASAIIRNIVGQSKSTIEMRDVMDNQKILIMNLAKGRIGEENSALLGAMMITKLQIAAMSRVDIPEEERKDFYLYVDEFQNFATDSFAGILSEARKYRLCLIMAHQYFEQLGDVVKAAVFGNVGTMIVFRVGATDAAELELEFAPQFLPADIVNLKKYTVCMRLMVDGVATEPFSAIGLPPATGATDNKDKVIKVSRERYARPQAVVEDRIIRWSGVQINRPNVNPEIAPTTSPKDDEMDWPDQIITAAEPELSDDDKPAKMSKEGVQLTVNEAEATNGQVDTSNFIPGEVPAKPIQVEQTKPNKPAVVELAKAIKEDEVENNNASTRPRISFINHQLRDLAPSPSPSAGEGSKKVDLVVDEDNDDEFEDVPDDEIEPIHPVGAIHELPLQALKNGTAPRVVLEKPVVQQPKPQNVQPTPTGDGQKRKRRRRRRNRGGELPQQVPPQPNKPVQPQPVKPKPITPPQINAPANKVSWKDLLE from the coding sequence ATGTCCAGCGAAATTGCCGTCTTTGCCGAAACTAACTTCCGTAACCAACGGCGTAAATTTGGTATTAAACGGGATGATCGGCGCCGGCATATGTATTTAGTGGGTAAGACCGGCATGGGTAAATCCACCATGTTGGAAAATGCGATTATTAGTGATATTCGGGCTGGGCATGGCGTAGCCGTAGTTGACCCACATGGTGATTTAGCCGAAAAGATTTTAGAGTTCATTCCCACTAATCGGGTTAATGATGTGATCTACTTTAATCCGTCTGATACCAAATATCCGATTGCGTTTAATATTTTAGAAAGTATTGGCGAAGATTATAAACATCTAGTGGCCTATGGTTTAGTGGGTGTGTTCAAGAAAATCTGGGCTGATTCTTGGGGACCACGCATGGAGTACATTATGACCAATACCATTTTGGCGTTATTAGAATATCCCGGCAGCACGTTGTTGGGTTTAATGCGCATGTTGGTCGATAAAGCCTATCGTAAAAAAGTGGTTGATAAAGTGACCGACCCAGTGGTGAAAACCTTTTGGGCCGATGAATACGCCAATTATTCAGAAAAATTTAGAACTGAAGCGATTGCGCCAATTCAAAACAAAGTCGGTCAGTTTTTAGCTTCAGCGATTATTCGTAACATTGTCGGACAATCGAAGAGCACTATCGAGATGCGTGATGTGATGGACAATCAGAAGATTTTAATTATGAATCTGGCTAAAGGCAGAATTGGTGAAGAAAATTCGGCCTTGCTGGGAGCCATGATGATTACAAAATTGCAAATTGCGGCCATGAGCCGGGTAGATATTCCAGAAGAGGAGCGGAAAGATTTCTATTTATATGTTGATGAGTTTCAAAATTTCGCCACCGATAGTTTTGCTGGAATTTTATCTGAAGCCAGAAAATATCGCTTGTGTTTAATCATGGCGCATCAGTATTTTGAACAATTAGGTGATGTGGTAAAAGCCGCTGTGTTTGGTAACGTCGGGACAATGATTGTGTTTCGAGTGGGTGCAACTGATGCTGCCGAGTTAGAGTTAGAATTCGCGCCACAGTTTTTACCAGCCGATATTGTTAATCTGAAAAAATATACTGTTTGCATGCGTTTAATGGTTGATGGTGTGGCCACCGAACCATTCTCAGCTATTGGTTTACCACCAGCCACCGGTGCCACCGACAATAAAGACAAAGTGATTAAAGTCTCACGCGAACGGTATGCTCGCCCTCAAGCCGTGGTGGAAGATCGGATTATTCGTTGGAGTGGCGTACAAATTAATCGACCCAATGTTAACCCCGAGATAGCTCCAACAACCTCACCCAAAGACGATGAGATGGATTGGCCGGATCAAATTATCACCGCTGCTGAACCTGAATTATCAGACGATGACAAACCAGCTAAAATGTCTAAAGAGGGTGTACAGCTAACCGTCAATGAAGCCGAAGCAACTAATGGGCAGGTTGATACCAGTAATTTTATTCCCGGTGAAGTACCAGCTAAGCCAATTCAAGTTGAACAAACAAAACCAAATAAACCAGCAGTAGTCGAATTAGCAAAAGCTATTAAAGAAGATGAAGTAGAAAATAATAATGCATCAACTCGGCCACGGATTAGTTTTATTAATCATCAATTGAGAGACCTCGCCCCCAGCCCCTCTCCTTCTGCAGGAGAGGGGAGTAAGAAAGTTGATCTGGTTGTTGATGAAGATAATGATGATGAGTTCGAAGATGTGCCGGATGATGAGATTGAACCAATTCACCCTGTAGGGGCAATTCATGAATTGCCCCTACAGGCATTAAAAAATGGTACGGCTCCACGTGTTGTTTTGGAAAAACCCGTGGTTCAACAACCAAAACCACAGAATGTTCAACCAACTCCAACCGGTGATGGACAAAAACGCAAACGGCGCCGACGACGGCGAAATAGAGGTGGTGAATTGCCCCAACAGGTACCACCGCAACCAAATAAACCTGTACAACCACAACCGGTTAAACCAAAACCAATCACTCCACCGCAAATCAATGCGCCAGCCAATAAAGTATCTTGGAAAGACTTGTTGGAGTAA